In Paenibacillus sp. G2S3, a single window of DNA contains:
- a CDS encoding AbrB/MazE/SpoVT family DNA-binding domain-containing protein: MMKATGIVRKVDELGRIVIPIELRRTMGIDIKDPLEIFVDGEKIILRKYEPTCIFSGSAENLINFKGKMVSKDVLDELISSFDRV; encoded by the coding sequence ATGATGAAAGCAACAGGCATAGTAAGAAAAGTAGATGAATTGGGACGTATCGTAATTCCTATTGAACTACGTAGAACGATGGGAATTGACATAAAAGACCCGCTCGAGATTTTTGTAGATGGAGAGAAAATTATTCTGAGAAAATACGAGCCAACTTGTATCTTCTCCGGAAGCGCAGAGAACCTCATCAATTTCAAAGGTAAAATGGTAAGCAAAGATGTTCTCGATGAGCTGATTTCCAGCTTTGACAGAGTATAA
- a CDS encoding PadR family transcriptional regulator, with translation MNIQDVILGLLSEKPQSGYEIKRHFEEYFSFFFDASYGTIYPTLSKMEKLELITKESVRQEGKPDKNIFTITSAGLDQFHAYLQRPAEKEVLRSDFFMHLYFGDKTNKENVDALLRQALIEKQAMYDDLHQKLKDLDPHLSPYEKLCMELGLVQYEAFIKKIQSVLESE, from the coding sequence ATGAACATACAAGATGTCATTCTAGGATTATTAAGTGAAAAACCTCAATCGGGTTATGAGATAAAGCGGCATTTCGAAGAATACTTCTCTTTTTTCTTTGATGCTAGCTACGGCACCATCTATCCAACCCTGAGCAAGATGGAAAAGCTAGAGCTAATCACCAAAGAATCCGTACGGCAGGAAGGCAAACCTGACAAAAATATATTTACAATAACCTCTGCCGGCTTAGATCAGTTCCATGCTTACTTGCAAAGACCGGCCGAAAAGGAAGTGCTACGTTCAGACTTTTTTATGCATCTGTATTTCGGAGATAAGACCAATAAAGAGAATGTGGATGCCTTATTACGGCAAGCATTGATAGAGAAGCAGGCTATGTACGACGATCTCCATCAGAAATTGAAGGATCTAGATCCTCATCTGTCCCCTTACGAGAAGCTCTGTATGGAGCTCGGCCTTGTGCAATATGAAGCCTTTATCAAAAAAATTCAAAGTGTGCTGGAGTCTGAATAA
- a CDS encoding ABC transporter permease yields the protein MSRTLIMRFLKQPATIVGIITALLFQVFFSLIWITGYDHVTDRVDRLPIAIVNEDGANAQPVVDGITQSLQFVTRQDLPLKAAKEALEHREIHMIINIPQGFTGAISNPSGKTELRYLVNESNPQMVSNVMQTVALKVTAAMNTQSSNIALNQTLEAMKLPQAHAEIIKSAASSRISANVEVINPTTNFAQTMVPLMIVTASFTGAMLLAMNLQKASSNLSGQFGKWDRFAARFAIMGLTAVLTSLVGTIMVNSLGIHSNRGFLLMWLFEFTVILSCMILAQFSLLLLGDAGAWLNIALLSIQMLASGATIPRDVLSPFYSWIGPFSPAYYAVNGMLDLVIGGNGVWKDMFYLLCIGVAIAGLSIILTFIRKETQLSQEQEPVPANA from the coding sequence ATGTCACGTACATTAATCATGCGCTTCCTCAAGCAGCCTGCTACCATCGTCGGGATTATAACTGCACTGTTGTTCCAAGTCTTTTTCAGCTTAATCTGGATTACAGGGTACGATCATGTTACGGATCGGGTAGATCGGTTGCCCATTGCTATCGTGAATGAAGATGGTGCGAATGCTCAGCCTGTAGTCGATGGAATTACCCAGTCCCTTCAGTTCGTAACCAGACAGGACCTTCCACTAAAAGCTGCCAAGGAAGCCCTTGAGCATAGAGAAATCCACATGATTATCAATATTCCACAAGGGTTCACCGGAGCGATTAGTAATCCATCCGGAAAAACTGAACTCCGTTACCTCGTAAATGAATCCAATCCGCAAATGGTTAGCAATGTTATGCAGACTGTAGCACTTAAAGTCACGGCTGCCATGAACACTCAAAGCAGTAATATAGCACTAAACCAAACCCTCGAAGCTATGAAGCTGCCGCAGGCGCACGCAGAGATCATCAAAAGTGCGGCAAGCAGCCGAATCTCCGCAAACGTTGAAGTCATCAACCCCACAACTAATTTTGCACAAACTATGGTTCCCCTAATGATTGTTACTGCCTCCTTTACCGGAGCTATGCTACTCGCCATGAATCTCCAAAAAGCTTCTTCCAACTTATCGGGTCAATTTGGTAAATGGGATCGCTTTGCAGCCCGGTTTGCCATTATGGGTTTAACAGCTGTACTAACATCTCTAGTGGGGACTATCATGGTTAACTCACTCGGTATCCACTCCAACCGTGGCTTTCTGCTCATGTGGCTGTTCGAGTTCACTGTGATTCTCTCCTGCATGATTCTTGCACAGTTCAGTCTGCTGCTACTCGGCGACGCTGGCGCCTGGCTAAACATCGCGCTTCTTTCCATACAAATGTTGGCTTCCGGAGCAACGATTCCTCGTGATGTGCTTTCTCCTTTTTATAGCTGGATCGGTCCCTTCTCACCTGCTTACTACGCGGTAAATGGCATGCTCGACCTAGTTATCGGAGGCAATGGTGTATGGAAAGATATGTTCTATCTACTCTGCATTGGTGTAGCAATAGCTGGATTAAGCATTATCCTAACCTTCATTCGCAAAGAAACTCAGTTATCACAAGAACAAGAGCCCGTACCCGCAAATGCGTAA